One region of Arthrobacter sp. StoSoilB22 genomic DNA includes:
- the araA gene encoding L-arabinose isomerase encodes MPSANNTSANSTSLGQYEVWFLTGSQHLYGEDVLKQVAAQSQEIANALNASSDVPVKLVWKPVLTDSDAIRRTALEANSDDSVIGVTAWMHTFSPAKMWIQGLDLLRKPLLHLHTQANRDLPWADIDFDFMNLNQAAHGDREFGYIQSRLGVPRKTVVGHVSNPEVARQVGAWQRASAGWAAIRTLKLTRFGDNMRNVAVTEGDKTEAELRFGVSVNTWSVNELADAVHATAESDVDALVAEYERLYEVADELKKGAARHESLRYSAKIELGLRSFLEANGSAAFTTSFEDLGELRQLPGMAVQRLMADGYGFGAEGDWKTAILVRAAKVMGGDLPGGASLMEDYTYHLQPGSEKILGAHMLEVCPSLTATKPRVEIHPLGIGGKEDPVRMVFDTDAGPGIVVALSDMRDRFRLVANVVDVVDLDQPLPNLPVARALWEPKPNFATSAAAWLTAGAAHHTVLSTQVGLEVFEDFADIAKTELLTIDEDTTIKQFKKELNWNAAYYKLAGGL; translated from the coding sequence ATGCCCAGCGCCAACAACACTTCCGCCAACAGTACGTCCCTGGGCCAGTACGAGGTCTGGTTCCTCACCGGTAGCCAGCACCTCTACGGCGAGGACGTCCTCAAGCAGGTGGCAGCGCAGTCGCAGGAGATTGCCAACGCCCTCAACGCCAGCAGCGATGTTCCCGTCAAGCTCGTGTGGAAGCCGGTCCTCACCGATTCCGATGCCATCCGCCGCACCGCATTGGAAGCCAACTCAGACGATTCCGTCATTGGCGTGACCGCCTGGATGCACACGTTCAGCCCCGCCAAGATGTGGATCCAGGGCCTGGACCTGCTCCGCAAACCGCTGCTGCACCTGCACACCCAGGCCAACCGGGACCTTCCGTGGGCTGACATCGATTTCGACTTCATGAACCTCAACCAGGCTGCCCACGGCGACCGCGAATTTGGGTACATCCAGTCGCGCCTCGGCGTGCCGCGGAAGACCGTCGTCGGGCATGTCAGCAACCCTGAGGTGGCCCGCCAGGTGGGTGCGTGGCAGCGCGCCTCGGCCGGATGGGCCGCGATCCGCACGCTGAAACTGACCCGTTTTGGTGACAACATGCGTAACGTCGCCGTCACAGAAGGTGACAAGACAGAAGCCGAGCTTCGCTTCGGCGTCTCGGTCAACACCTGGTCCGTCAACGAGCTCGCTGACGCTGTCCACGCAACTGCAGAGTCCGACGTCGACGCCCTGGTTGCCGAGTATGAGCGACTTTACGAGGTGGCCGACGAACTAAAAAAGGGCGCTGCCCGCCACGAATCGCTGCGCTACAGCGCCAAGATCGAGCTGGGTCTCCGCAGTTTCCTTGAAGCCAACGGATCGGCAGCGTTCACCACGTCCTTCGAGGATTTGGGGGAACTGCGCCAACTCCCCGGTATGGCCGTCCAACGCCTCATGGCCGACGGCTACGGCTTCGGTGCCGAAGGTGACTGGAAGACCGCCATCCTGGTCCGCGCAGCCAAGGTGATGGGCGGCGACCTGCCCGGAGGCGCGTCGCTCATGGAGGACTACACCTACCACTTGCAGCCCGGCTCGGAGAAGATCCTGGGTGCCCACATGCTGGAAGTCTGCCCCTCGCTGACGGCCACCAAGCCGCGGGTGGAGATCCACCCGCTGGGAATTGGCGGCAAGGAAGACCCCGTCCGCATGGTGTTTGACACCGACGCCGGCCCCGGCATCGTCGTAGCGCTGTCCGATATGCGCGATCGGTTCCGCCTGGTGGCGAACGTGGTTGACGTCGTCGACCTTGACCAGCCGCTGCCCAACCTGCCCGTAGCCCGCGCGCTCTGGGAACCGAAGCCCAACTTCGCCACATCGGCCGCCGCGTGGCTCACCGCCGGCGCCGCGCACCACACGGTATTGTCCACACAGGTGGGCCTCGAAGTATTCGAGGACTTCGCCGACATCGCCAAAACCGAACTTCTCACCATTGATGAGGACACCACCATCAAACAGTTCAAGAAGGAACTCAACTGGAACGCCGCGTACTACAAGCTGGCCGGCGGCCTGTGA
- a CDS encoding aldose 1-epimerase family protein: MSTEFTLSAGGYTAVVTARAAALRVLQFQGRDLVVPFPEGGPIPDYRGIIAAPWPNRIADGKYTSDGVDHQLPVNEPERGTALHGLAFPLDWTPKESDAGSLTLTCTVGPTAGYPFVLELSARFVLDADGLHTTVTARNAADIAAPYGVCPHPYLVAGSSPLDEWVLEFAADSFLEVTPDRLLPVEVVGVEGHAFDFRSPRAIGTTEIDHAFTDITFDGGLARLSVRDPAGTGVGMSWDESCPWLQIHTADKPAPIPGRIGLAVEPMTCPPDAFNSGTDLIRLEPGAEHTASWSIYTL; the protein is encoded by the coding sequence GTGAGCACTGAATTCACGCTGAGCGCTGGCGGTTACACGGCAGTTGTGACCGCCCGGGCGGCCGCACTGCGCGTTCTGCAGTTTCAGGGCAGGGACCTGGTTGTGCCGTTTCCGGAGGGCGGTCCGATCCCGGATTACCGCGGCATCATTGCTGCGCCGTGGCCCAACAGGATCGCCGACGGCAAATACACGTCCGACGGCGTCGATCACCAGTTGCCTGTCAACGAACCTGAGCGGGGCACTGCCCTGCACGGGCTGGCCTTCCCGCTCGATTGGACTCCGAAAGAGTCCGACGCCGGGTCGCTCACCTTGACATGCACTGTGGGTCCCACCGCGGGCTACCCGTTCGTGCTGGAGCTGTCGGCTCGGTTCGTGCTGGACGCTGACGGATTGCACACCACGGTGACTGCCCGGAACGCCGCTGACATCGCAGCTCCCTACGGCGTGTGCCCGCACCCGTACCTGGTGGCCGGCTCGTCGCCCCTGGATGAGTGGGTGCTTGAGTTCGCTGCGGATTCATTCTTGGAAGTCACCCCGGACAGGCTGCTGCCCGTTGAGGTGGTGGGCGTGGAGGGGCACGCTTTCGACTTCCGTTCCCCGCGCGCCATCGGCACCACCGAAATCGACCACGCCTTTACGGACATAACGTTCGACGGCGGGCTGGCGCGGCTGTCCGTCCGCGACCCGGCGGGCACCGGCGTCGGAATGTCCTGGGACGAAAGCTGCCCTTGGCTGCAGATCCATACGGCAGACAAGCCGGCACCGATCCCTGGGCGAATCGGCCTTGCCGTGGAGCCCATGACGTGTCCGCCGGATGCCTTCAACAGCGGAACAGACCTGATCCGACTGGAACCCGGGGCCGAGCACACGGCGTCGTGGAGCATCTACACCCTGTAG
- a CDS encoding LacI family DNA-binding transcriptional regulator, producing MSQTASIKDVATHAQVAVGTVSNVLNYPDRVSQRTKERVLKSIAELGFVRNDAARQLRAGQSRTIGLIVLDVGNPFFSSVARAAEDAAAALGSVVLVGDSGQDSSREAHYMDLFQEQRVQGLLISPVGDVGERIDTLRERGVPTVLVDELADTDRCSSVSVDDQEGGYLAAKHLLDQGRRRLAFVGTPSIRQVASRLKGAQRAVSEVADASIEVLDSAGQTVLAGRQVGNSLVERSPEKRPEAVFCSNDLLALGVMQSLTMLRTVRIPEDIALIGYDDIDFAISAVVPLSSIRQPTEALGRTAIELLAEEQESGGAKHRAVVFTPELVVRQSTAGA from the coding sequence ATGTCCCAGACAGCCAGCATCAAAGACGTTGCCACTCACGCCCAGGTAGCAGTGGGAACTGTTTCCAATGTGCTGAACTATCCGGACAGGGTTTCGCAGAGGACCAAGGAACGTGTCCTCAAATCCATTGCTGAACTCGGCTTCGTCCGCAACGACGCCGCCCGTCAGCTCCGCGCCGGCCAAAGCCGCACCATTGGCCTGATCGTGTTGGACGTTGGAAACCCCTTCTTCTCCTCAGTGGCTCGCGCGGCGGAAGATGCTGCGGCGGCCCTGGGCAGCGTAGTGCTGGTGGGGGACAGCGGTCAGGACTCCTCCCGCGAAGCGCACTACATGGACCTTTTCCAAGAGCAACGCGTCCAAGGCCTGCTGATTTCTCCGGTAGGAGATGTGGGGGAGCGGATCGATACCCTCCGCGAACGCGGCGTGCCCACTGTTCTGGTGGACGAACTCGCGGACACCGATCGCTGCAGCTCGGTCTCCGTGGATGACCAAGAAGGTGGCTACTTGGCCGCCAAGCACCTGCTGGACCAGGGCCGCCGTCGTTTAGCTTTTGTTGGTACGCCGTCCATACGACAGGTGGCCAGCCGACTCAAGGGCGCGCAGCGTGCCGTCAGCGAAGTGGCGGATGCCAGCATTGAAGTGCTCGACTCCGCCGGACAGACCGTTCTTGCGGGCCGACAAGTAGGCAATAGCCTGGTGGAGCGCTCGCCGGAAAAGCGTCCCGAAGCCGTGTTCTGCTCCAACGACCTCCTGGCACTCGGCGTCATGCAGTCGTTGACCATGCTGCGGACCGTCCGGATACCCGAGGACATCGCGCTCATTGGCTATGACGACATCGATTTCGCCATTTCCGCAGTGGTCCCGTTGTCCTCCATCCGCCAGCCCACGGAAGCGCTGGGCCGCACGGCGATCGAGCTGCTCGCGGAAGAACAGGAGAGCGGCGGCGCCAAGCACCGGGCGGTGGTGTTCACGCCCGAGCTGGTGGTCCGCCAAAGCACCGCCGGCGCTTAG
- a CDS encoding L-rhamnose mutarotase, protein MRVCFRSSVQPELMAEYKQRHAAVWPEMLSALKNAGWNNYSLFLAPDGQLIGYLECEDYAEAQARMAITEVNARWQAEMATLFANSDLPPDQGFEIVEEVFNLEDQLAAAGVTDAADPTHINKHAAHEYQKEQA, encoded by the coding sequence ATGAGGGTTTGTTTCCGCTCTTCAGTCCAGCCGGAACTGATGGCCGAGTACAAGCAGCGCCACGCCGCCGTATGGCCGGAGATGCTGTCCGCACTGAAAAACGCAGGGTGGAACAACTACTCCCTGTTCCTCGCTCCCGATGGCCAACTGATCGGCTACCTGGAATGCGAGGACTACGCAGAAGCGCAGGCCCGCATGGCAATCACTGAGGTTAACGCCCGCTGGCAGGCCGAGATGGCAACCTTGTTCGCCAACAGTGACCTCCCTCCAGACCAGGGCTTCGAAATCGTCGAGGAAGTTTTCAACCTTGAGGATCAGCTCGCCGCAGCAGGCGTCACAGATGCCGCCGACCCCACACACATCAACAAGCACGCCGCCCACGAATACCAAAAGGAACAAGCATGA
- the rhaI gene encoding L-rhamnose isomerase translates to MNTTESALGRLGELAIEVPSWAYGNSGTRFKVFGTPGTPRTVQEKIADAAKVHELTGLAPTVALHIPWDKVDDYAALREYAAGLGVGLGTINSNTFQDDEYKFGSLTSSNESVRRRAIDHHLECIEIMHATGSRDLKIWLADGTNYPGQDDIRGRQDRLAESLQEIYAGLGDEQRLVLEYKFFEPAFYHTDVPDWGTSYAQTLALGEKAFVCLDTGHHAPGTNIEFIVMQLLRLGKLGSFDFNSRFYADDDLIVGAADPFQLFRIMHEVIRGGGFGKDSGVALMLDQCHNLEEKIPGQIRSVLNVQEMTARALLVDTAALSEAQRAGDVLAANGIFNDAFYTDVRPVLAEWRESRGLPADPMAAYKASGYQKKINEDRAGGQQAGWGA, encoded by the coding sequence ATGAACACCACAGAATCGGCCCTGGGCCGTCTAGGGGAACTGGCCATTGAAGTGCCGTCCTGGGCCTACGGAAATTCCGGGACCCGGTTCAAGGTCTTCGGCACCCCCGGTACTCCACGCACCGTTCAGGAAAAGATCGCCGACGCTGCGAAGGTGCACGAGCTCACGGGGCTGGCACCTACTGTGGCATTGCACATCCCGTGGGACAAGGTGGATGACTACGCAGCGCTGCGCGAATACGCCGCAGGTTTGGGCGTTGGACTGGGCACCATCAACTCCAACACTTTCCAGGATGACGAGTACAAGTTCGGCTCCCTGACTTCTTCCAACGAGTCCGTCCGCCGCCGTGCGATCGATCATCATTTGGAATGCATCGAGATCATGCACGCTACCGGGTCCAGGGACCTGAAGATCTGGCTGGCGGACGGCACCAACTACCCGGGCCAGGATGACATCCGCGGCCGCCAGGACCGCCTGGCCGAGTCCCTGCAGGAGATCTACGCGGGCCTCGGTGACGAGCAGCGCCTGGTGTTGGAGTACAAGTTCTTCGAGCCGGCTTTCTATCACACCGATGTTCCGGACTGGGGAACCTCCTACGCGCAGACCCTTGCCCTGGGCGAGAAGGCTTTCGTCTGCCTGGACACCGGCCACCACGCCCCGGGTACCAACATCGAGTTCATCGTCATGCAGCTCCTGCGCCTGGGCAAGCTGGGTTCCTTCGACTTCAACTCCCGTTTCTACGCCGACGATGACCTGATTGTTGGCGCGGCTGATCCTTTCCAACTGTTCCGCATCATGCACGAGGTCATCCGCGGTGGCGGCTTCGGCAAGGACTCCGGTGTCGCGCTGATGCTGGACCAGTGCCACAACCTCGAAGAGAAGATCCCGGGCCAGATCCGCTCGGTCCTGAACGTCCAGGAAATGACCGCCCGCGCCCTGCTCGTGGACACCGCAGCACTCTCCGAAGCGCAGCGTGCCGGTGATGTCCTGGCCGCCAACGGCATCTTCAACGATGCCTTCTACACCGACGTCCGCCCGGTCCTGGCTGAGTGGCGCGAATCCCGCGGCCTGCCCGCCGACCCGATGGCCGCTTACAAGGCCAGCGGATACCAGAAGAAGATCAACGAGGACCGCGCAGGCGGCCAGCAAGCCGGATGGGGCGCATAA